Proteins encoded together in one Opisthocomus hoazin isolate bOpiHoa1 chromosome 27, bOpiHoa1.hap1, whole genome shotgun sequence window:
- the LOC104335035 gene encoding mast cell protease 1A-like: protein MCQPWPQPLLALLLLLSCPWGNISALRDQIVGGHEAQPHSHPYMAFLKVGKFTCGGFLVAPDWVMTAAHCMGNATVILGAHNVHEPETTQQIRGVLRYHQHPEYDPNTVSNDIMLLKLTVKATLNDYVKTIPLPKTSSDLPTGTKCSIAGWGLIDDNQATNKLFETKVSIYSRRKCIRFYPHLSTGMVCAGSFHELRDSSQGDSGGPLVCNKVAQGIVSFGYNTPPGVYTRISNYLPWIKKTLKK, encoded by the exons ATGTGCCAGCCCTGGCCCCAGCCTTTGCtagccctgctgctcctgctttcctGCCCATGGGGCAATATCA GTGCTCTACGAGATCAGATTGTGGGGGGCCATGAGGCTCAGCCCCACTCCCACCCTTACATGGCATTCCTGAAAGTAGGGAAGTTCACCTGCGGAGGCTTCCTGGTGGCCCCTGACTGGGTGATGACAGCTGCACACTGCATGGG GAATGCCACAGTCATCCTGGGGGCTCACAACGTCCACGAACCAGAAACAACCCAGCAGATCCGAGGAGTTCTCAGATACCACCAGCACCCTGAATATGACCCCAACACCGTGTCTAACGACATCATGCTGCTCAAG CTGACAGTGAAGGCCACTCTCAATGACTACGTCAAGACCATTCCACTGCCCAAAACCAGCAGCGACCTTCCCACGGGCACCAAGTGCAGCATAGCCGGGTGGGGCCTGATTGATGACAACCAGGCAACCAACAAGCTCTTTGAAACCAAAGTCTCCATCTACAGCCGCAGGAAATGCATCCGCTTCTATCCGCATCTCAGCACTGGCATGGTCTGTGCTGGCAGCTTCCACGAGCTCAGGGATTCCAGCCAG GGAGATTCTGGTGGGCCCCTAGTATGCAATAAGGTGGCACAAGGCATTGTCTCCTTCGGGTACAACACCCCACCCGGGGTCTACACCCGCATCTCCAACTACCTGCCCTGgatcaaaaaaaccctgaagaagtAG
- the LOC104335026 gene encoding granzyme E gives MMKHLQKILLSLLLVTCQPAKANYSWNRMEGGGEAKTHSTPYVAYLQGKNNHFCGGFLVAPNWVMTAAQCFVHKPLTVILGARTIQRREESWQTFEVQEYHCHPDFISPKKGNDILLLKLKGNATSNSYVRTISFEKSKVPGGTACSIAGWGYKTSAATLREATVTIIKQRDCLSHYPGLADNLICGRSGSTGMPEKGDAGDPLVCNNKAYGVFSYRHNNWPGFYTHIAPYLPWVNSVMKSA, from the exons ATGATGAAGCACCTGCAGAAAAtcctgctctccctcctgctgGTGACGTGCCAGCCCGCTAAAGCCA ATTATTCCTGGAATCGTATGGAGGGAGGAGGTGAAGCCAAGACCCACTCCACACCCTACGTGGCCTATCTGCAAGGAAAGAACAACCATTTCTGCGGAGGCTTCCTAGTGGCCCCAAACTGGGTGATGACAGCGGCTCAGTGCTTCGT GCACAAACCTCTGACTGTCATCCTTGGAGCCCGCACAATtcagaggagagaggaaagctGGCAAACTTTCGAAGTCCAAGAGTATCACTGCCATCCAGACTTCATCAGTCCTAAGAAGGGAAATGACATCCTCTTGCTGAAG CTGAAAGGCAATGCCACCAGCAACAGCTATGTTAGGaccatttcttttgaaaaatcaaaAGTCCCTGGTGGGACTGCGTGCAGCATAGCTGGCTGGGGTTACAAAACATCTGCTGCCACGTTACGTGAAGCCACCGTCACCATCATCAAACAAAGGGACTGCCTCAGCCACTACCCTGGACTTGCTGACAACTTGATTTGTGGCCGCAGTGGATCTACTGGGATGCCTGAAAAG GGTGATGCTGGGGACCCACTTGTCTGCAACAACAAAGCCTACGGCGTCTTCTCCTATAGGCATAACAATTGGCCCGGTTTCTACACACACATTGCTCCCTACCTTCCCTGGGTCAACAGTGTCATGAAGTCAGCGTGA